From the genome of Fundulus heteroclitus isolate FHET01 unplaced genomic scaffold, MU-UCD_Fhet_4.1 scaffold_368, whole genome shotgun sequence, one region includes:
- the LOC118559940 gene encoding uncharacterized protein LOC118559940, with product MVDGSGTWVSRPCSESYGFLCSTDVVPSMMRSVKIRVKAGSADLNDPEVQESILQQLKQRMEEQGTTEEVKLRWRIQPDGKVFHREDQRAPPGVCQTDTCDTI from the exons ATGGTTGATGGTTCAGGTACCTGGGTCAGTCGGCCCTGCAGCGAGAGCTATGGCTTCCTCTGCAGCACAG ACGTCGTACCTTCCATGATGAGGTCGGTGAAGATTCGGGTGAAGGCGGGATCTGCAGACCTGAATGACCCAGAGGTCCAAGAGTCCATCCTGCAGCAG CTAAAGCAGAGGATGGAAGAGCAAGGAACAACAGAGGAGGTGAAGCTGAGGTGGAGGATCCAGCCTGATGGGAAGGTTTTCCACCGAGAGGACCAGAGAGCGCCCCCTGGTGTCTGCCAGACAGACACCTGTGACACAATTTAA
- the LOC118559942 gene encoding P-selectin-like, whose product MKNRGLSLLMVAGLLSVVDLQSDQTIQQFRYVGLMKNWNDAQAYCRERFSDLATIQNPANNTEARRAAGSSKFWIGLFNGTWKWSQDENELIPTSSSYSNWNFGEPQDWQCVLMSKSGYWFSKDCGELHEFLCYDAPLLRNVLVKQKMSWSDAQSYCRSTYTDLSSIRSSIENTAMYVILWGLPFGSSSWIGLHRSDWVWSDGSISSYTALGLQRSPEQANCV is encoded by the exons GTCTCCTGTCCGTCGTCGATCTTCAGTCGGATCAAACCATTCAGCAGTTCCGCTACGTTGGCCTGATGAAGAACTGGAACGATGCTCAGGCCTACTGCAGGGAGAGGTTCTCTGACCTCGCCACCATCCAGAACCCTGCCAACAACACTGAAGCCCGGCGGGCGGCAGGAAGCTCCAAGTTCTGGATCGGACTCTTCAACGGCACCTGGAAGTGGTCCCAGGATGAAAACGAGCTTATTCCCACCAGCAGTTCGTACTCCAACTGGAACTTCGGCGAGCCGCAGGACTGGCAGTGCGTGCTGATGAGTAAAAGCGGGTACTGGTTCTCCAAGGACTGTGGAGAACTGCATGAGTTTCTGTGCTATGATG CTCCGTTATTACGTAACGTCCTGGTGAAGCAGAAGATGAGCTGGTCGGATGCCCAGTCTTACTGCAGGTCCACATACACAGACCTGAGCTCCATCAGATCTTCTATAGAGAACACCGCGATGTATGTTATACTCTGGGGTCTTCCATTTGGATCTTCCTCATGGATTGGTCTGCACAGATCTGACTGGGTCTGGTCAGATGGCAGCATCTCCTCCTACACGGCTTTGGGCCTCCAGCGGTCTCCAGAGCAGGCGAACTGCGTC